From the Clupea harengus chromosome 15, Ch_v2.0.2, whole genome shotgun sequence genome, one window contains:
- the LOC105907269 gene encoding G-protein coupled receptor 6: MNDSELVNETLELSPLLPWADGNGTLFEFSSASVSHLEFPVNPWDIMLCLSGTVIACENALVVAIIVYTPTLRAPMFVLIGSLATADLLAGVGLILNFAFQYLTCSDTVSLITVGFLVASFSASVSSLLAITVDRYFSLYNALTYFSEKTLHCVHIMVAGTWVVSVCLGLLPVLGWNCLDEPSTCSIVRPLTRKHVTLLATSFFVVFGLMLSLYFKICKIVCHHAHQIALQQHFFSTSHLVATKKGVSTLAIIMGTFGASWLPFAIYCLVGKQEYPSVYTYATLLPATYNSMINPIIYAYRNTDIQRALSVLFCGCFQTNVSYRSRSPSEV, from the coding sequence ATGAACGACAGTGAGCTGGTGAACGAGACATTAGAGCTTTCGCCGCTGCTTCCCTGGGCGGATGGCAACGGCACCCTTTTCGAGTTCTCCTCCGCCTCTGTCTCGCACCTGGAGTTTCCCGTGAACCCGTGGGACATCATGCTGTGCCTCTCCGGCACCGTGATCGCGTGTGAGAACGCGCTCGTGGTGGCCATCATCGTCTACACTCCCACGCTGCGCGCGCCCATGTTCGTGCTCATCGGCAGCCTTGCGACTGCCGACTTGCTGGCCGGTGTGGGATTAATTCTCAACTTCGCGTTTCAGTACCTTACCTGTTCCGACACCGTAAGCCTCATCACCGTCGGCTTCCTCGTGGCGTCATTCAGTGCGTCGGTTAGCAGCCTTCTTGCCATCACAGTGGACCGTTACTTTTCCCTCTACAACGCGCTAACTTACTTCTCCGAGAAGACCTTACACTGCGTGCACATAATGGTGGCGGGCACGTGGgtcgtgtctgtgtgccttggaCTGTTGCCGGTGCTCGGCTGGAACTGTCTCGATGAGCCCAGCACCTGCAGCATCGTGCGCCCGCTGACTCGGAAACACGTGACGCTGCTGGCCACCTCGTTCTTCGTGGTGTTCGGGCTCATGCTCAGTCTCTACTTCAAGATCTGCAAGATAGTGTGCCACCACGCGCACCAGATTGCCCTGCAGCAGCACTTTTTCAGCACCTCGCACCTCGTGGCCACCAAGAAAGGCGTCTCCACCTTGGCCATCATCATGGGCACGTTTGGCGCCAGCTGGCTGCCCTTTGCCATCTACTGCCTAGTAGGGAAGCAGGAGTACCCGTCCGTGTACACCTACGCCACCCTTCTTCCCGCAACCTACAACTCTATGATCAACCCCATCATATATGCCTACCGGAACACAGACATTCAACGCGCGCTCTCCGTACTTTTCTGTGGTTGTTTTCAAACGAATGTCTCCTATCGTTCTCGGTCTCCCAGTGAGGTGTGA
- the wasf1 gene encoding wiskott-Aldrich syndrome protein family member 1 isoform X2, translating to MPLVKRSIEPRHLCKTVLPRSIKNELECVTNISLANVIRQLSSLSKYAEDLFGELFNEAHSFSFRVNSLQERVDRLSVSVTQLDPKEEELSLQDITMRKAFRSSTIQDQQLFDRQSLPLPLKETFEICEQPPPLNILTPYRDDGKEGLKFYTNPSYFFDLWREKMLQDTEDKRKERRKQKLQDPHSYEQVYKYLDLPTQIKNIDRPAEAEKIPRAPHDRKKEWQKLALGAELAEDEAEAENQQRDPANDGQQMMYMEHEGAFSLAALPYCQMNELLNRQDRTGYGRPHEPPPPPPAISSSSGLSDSLSQSPARNPGFFNSNTPPPPPPPLPPPPPPLPSTIQSGAGMRGTPPPPIPPLPSQQPMAIPPAPAPLQIAPGVLHPAPPPIAPPLHMGSPARHQQDKAPPPGMTDVSVLPPPPPPPPLPLSGARSSSPSMAVLPSVSSPPTHSAHEPKRHPANLPPISDARSVLLEAIRQGIQLRKVEEQRAQEEKHERVGNDVATILSRRIAVEYSDSEDESEFDEVDWME from the exons atgccGCTGGTGAAGCGTAGCATCGAGCCCAGGCACCTGTGCAAAACAGTGCTGCCCCGTAGCATCAAGAACGAGCTGGAGTGTGTGACCAACATCTCCCTTGCCAACGTCATCCGCCAGCTCAGCAGCCTCA gtAAGTATGCTGAGGACCTGTTCGGGGAGCTCTTTAATGAGGCCCACTCCTTCTCGTTCCGGGTGAACTCCCTACAGGAGCGCGTGGACCGCCTGTCTGTCAGCGTCACACAGCTCGACCCCaaagaggaggagt tatcctTGCAGGACATCACCATGCGAAAGGCCTTCCGCAGCTCCACCATTCAGGACCAGCAGCTCTTTGACAGACAGTCGCTGCCCCTCCCCTTAAAGGAGACTTTCGAAATCTGCGAGCAGCCGCCACCCCTCAACATCCTCACACCCTATAG GGATGATGGGAAGGAGGGTCTGAAGTTCTACACTAACCCCTCCTACTTCTTCGACCTGTGGAGAGAGAAGATGCTGCAGGACACGGAGgacaagagaaaagagaggagaaagcagaag tTGCAAGACCCCCACTCGTATGAGCAGGTCTATAAGTACTTAGACCTCCCCACACAG aTTAAGAACATAGATCGTCCAGCGGAAGCAGAGAAGATTCCGCGAGCGCCTCATGACCGTAAGAAGGAGTGGCAGAAACTCGCTCTGGGAGCGGAACTCGCAGAGGACGAGGCCGAGGCCGAAAACCAACAGAGGGACCCGGCTAATGACggaca gcAAATGATGTACATGGAGCACGAAGGTGCATTCTCATTGGCTGCTCTGCCGTACTGTCAGATGAATGAGCTCCTGAACAGACAAGACAGGACAGGGTACGGCAGACCCCACgagcccccaccccctccacccgccATCAG TTCCAGCTCTGGCTTGTCCGACagcctctctcagtctcccgcTCGCAACCCCGGCTTTTTCAACTCCaacaccccacctcctccccctccccccttaccCCCTCCAccgccccctctcccctccaccatCCAATCAGGTGCAGGCATGCGTGGCACGCCGCCGCCTCCCAtcccgcccctcccctcccagcaGCCCATGGCCATCCCACCCGCTCCAGCCCCTCTCCAAATCGCCCCAGGGGTGCTGCACCCCGCCCCACCGCCCATTGCCCCTCCCCTGCACATGGGCTCCCCGGCCCGCCACCAGCAGGACAAAGCTCCGCCCCCAGGGATGACAGACGTCTCAgtcctgccccctcctcccccaccccctcccctgcccctctCAGGCGCCAGaagctcctccccctccatggcAGTCCTGCCCTCTGTCTCGTCCCCGCCCACTCACTCCGCCCACGAGCCCAAGCGTCACCCCGCCAACCTGCCGCCCATCAGCGACGCCCGCAGCGTCCTATTGGAGGCCATACGTCAAG GTATCCAGCTGCGGAAGGTGGAAGAGCAGCGAGCCCAGGAGGAGAAGCACGAGCGCGTGGGCAACGACGTGGCCACCATCCTGTCCCGCCGCATAGCCGTGGAGTACAGCGACTCCGAGGACGAATCAGAGTTCGACGAGGTCGACTGGATGGAGTGa
- the wasf1 gene encoding wiskott-Aldrich syndrome protein family member 1 isoform X3: MPLVKRSIEPRHLCKTVLPRSIKNELECVTNISLANVIRQLSSLSKYAEDLFGELFNEAHSFSFRVNSLQERVDRLSVSVTQLDPKEEELSLQDITMRKAFRSSTIQDQQLFDRQSLPLPLKETFEICEQPPPLNILTPYRDDGKEGLKFYTNPSYFFDLWREKMLQDTEDKRKERRKQKIKNIDRPAEAEKIPRAPHDRKKEWQKLALGAELAEDEAEAENQQRDPANDGQQMMYMEHEGAFSLAALPYCQMNELLNRQDRTGYGRPHEPPPPPPAISSSSGLSDSLSQSPARNPGFFNSNTPPPPPPPLPPPPPPLPSTIQSGAGMRGTPPPPIPPLPSQQPMAIPPAPAPLQIAPGVLHPAPPPIAPPLHMGSPARHQQDKAPPPGMTDVSVLPPPPPPPPLPLSGARSSSPSMAVLPSVSSPPTHSAHEPKRHPANLPPISDARSVLLEAIRQGIQLRKVEEQRAQEEKHERVGNDVATILSRRIAVEYSDSEDESEFDEVDWME, translated from the exons atgccGCTGGTGAAGCGTAGCATCGAGCCCAGGCACCTGTGCAAAACAGTGCTGCCCCGTAGCATCAAGAACGAGCTGGAGTGTGTGACCAACATCTCCCTTGCCAACGTCATCCGCCAGCTCAGCAGCCTCA gtAAGTATGCTGAGGACCTGTTCGGGGAGCTCTTTAATGAGGCCCACTCCTTCTCGTTCCGGGTGAACTCCCTACAGGAGCGCGTGGACCGCCTGTCTGTCAGCGTCACACAGCTCGACCCCaaagaggaggagt tatcctTGCAGGACATCACCATGCGAAAGGCCTTCCGCAGCTCCACCATTCAGGACCAGCAGCTCTTTGACAGACAGTCGCTGCCCCTCCCCTTAAAGGAGACTTTCGAAATCTGCGAGCAGCCGCCACCCCTCAACATCCTCACACCCTATAG GGATGATGGGAAGGAGGGTCTGAAGTTCTACACTAACCCCTCCTACTTCTTCGACCTGTGGAGAGAGAAGATGCTGCAGGACACGGAGgacaagagaaaagagaggagaaagcagaag aTTAAGAACATAGATCGTCCAGCGGAAGCAGAGAAGATTCCGCGAGCGCCTCATGACCGTAAGAAGGAGTGGCAGAAACTCGCTCTGGGAGCGGAACTCGCAGAGGACGAGGCCGAGGCCGAAAACCAACAGAGGGACCCGGCTAATGACggaca gcAAATGATGTACATGGAGCACGAAGGTGCATTCTCATTGGCTGCTCTGCCGTACTGTCAGATGAATGAGCTCCTGAACAGACAAGACAGGACAGGGTACGGCAGACCCCACgagcccccaccccctccacccgccATCAG TTCCAGCTCTGGCTTGTCCGACagcctctctcagtctcccgcTCGCAACCCCGGCTTTTTCAACTCCaacaccccacctcctccccctccccccttaccCCCTCCAccgccccctctcccctccaccatCCAATCAGGTGCAGGCATGCGTGGCACGCCGCCGCCTCCCAtcccgcccctcccctcccagcaGCCCATGGCCATCCCACCCGCTCCAGCCCCTCTCCAAATCGCCCCAGGGGTGCTGCACCCCGCCCCACCGCCCATTGCCCCTCCCCTGCACATGGGCTCCCCGGCCCGCCACCAGCAGGACAAAGCTCCGCCCCCAGGGATGACAGACGTCTCAgtcctgccccctcctcccccaccccctcccctgcccctctCAGGCGCCAGaagctcctccccctccatggcAGTCCTGCCCTCTGTCTCGTCCCCGCCCACTCACTCCGCCCACGAGCCCAAGCGTCACCCCGCCAACCTGCCGCCCATCAGCGACGCCCGCAGCGTCCTATTGGAGGCCATACGTCAAG GTATCCAGCTGCGGAAGGTGGAAGAGCAGCGAGCCCAGGAGGAGAAGCACGAGCGCGTGGGCAACGACGTGGCCACCATCCTGTCCCGCCGCATAGCCGTGGAGTACAGCGACTCCGAGGACGAATCAGAGTTCGACGAGGTCGACTGGATGGAGTGa
- the wasf1 gene encoding wiskott-Aldrich syndrome protein family member 1 isoform X1, translating into MPLVKRSIEPRHLCKTVLPRSIKNELECVTNISLANVIRQLSSLSKYAEDLFGELFNEAHSFSFRVNSLQERVDRLSVSVTQLDPKEEELSLQDITMRKAFRSSTIQDQQLFDRQSLPLPLKETFEICEQPPPLNILTPYRDDGKEGLKFYTNPSYFFDLWREKMLQDTEDKRKERRKQKLEWPQGYAHNPSLPPAPELQDPHSYEQVYKYLDLPTQIKNIDRPAEAEKIPRAPHDRKKEWQKLALGAELAEDEAEAENQQRDPANDGQQMMYMEHEGAFSLAALPYCQMNELLNRQDRTGYGRPHEPPPPPPAISSSSGLSDSLSQSPARNPGFFNSNTPPPPPPPLPPPPPPLPSTIQSGAGMRGTPPPPIPPLPSQQPMAIPPAPAPLQIAPGVLHPAPPPIAPPLHMGSPARHQQDKAPPPGMTDVSVLPPPPPPPPLPLSGARSSSPSMAVLPSVSSPPTHSAHEPKRHPANLPPISDARSVLLEAIRQGIQLRKVEEQRAQEEKHERVGNDVATILSRRIAVEYSDSEDESEFDEVDWME; encoded by the exons atgccGCTGGTGAAGCGTAGCATCGAGCCCAGGCACCTGTGCAAAACAGTGCTGCCCCGTAGCATCAAGAACGAGCTGGAGTGTGTGACCAACATCTCCCTTGCCAACGTCATCCGCCAGCTCAGCAGCCTCA gtAAGTATGCTGAGGACCTGTTCGGGGAGCTCTTTAATGAGGCCCACTCCTTCTCGTTCCGGGTGAACTCCCTACAGGAGCGCGTGGACCGCCTGTCTGTCAGCGTCACACAGCTCGACCCCaaagaggaggagt tatcctTGCAGGACATCACCATGCGAAAGGCCTTCCGCAGCTCCACCATTCAGGACCAGCAGCTCTTTGACAGACAGTCGCTGCCCCTCCCCTTAAAGGAGACTTTCGAAATCTGCGAGCAGCCGCCACCCCTCAACATCCTCACACCCTATAG GGATGATGGGAAGGAGGGTCTGAAGTTCTACACTAACCCCTCCTACTTCTTCGACCTGTGGAGAGAGAAGATGCTGCAGGACACGGAGgacaagagaaaagagaggagaaagcagaag ctgGAGTGGCCGCAAGGGTACGCCCACAACCCCTCCTTGCCCCCTGCCCCGGAG tTGCAAGACCCCCACTCGTATGAGCAGGTCTATAAGTACTTAGACCTCCCCACACAG aTTAAGAACATAGATCGTCCAGCGGAAGCAGAGAAGATTCCGCGAGCGCCTCATGACCGTAAGAAGGAGTGGCAGAAACTCGCTCTGGGAGCGGAACTCGCAGAGGACGAGGCCGAGGCCGAAAACCAACAGAGGGACCCGGCTAATGACggaca gcAAATGATGTACATGGAGCACGAAGGTGCATTCTCATTGGCTGCTCTGCCGTACTGTCAGATGAATGAGCTCCTGAACAGACAAGACAGGACAGGGTACGGCAGACCCCACgagcccccaccccctccacccgccATCAG TTCCAGCTCTGGCTTGTCCGACagcctctctcagtctcccgcTCGCAACCCCGGCTTTTTCAACTCCaacaccccacctcctccccctccccccttaccCCCTCCAccgccccctctcccctccaccatCCAATCAGGTGCAGGCATGCGTGGCACGCCGCCGCCTCCCAtcccgcccctcccctcccagcaGCCCATGGCCATCCCACCCGCTCCAGCCCCTCTCCAAATCGCCCCAGGGGTGCTGCACCCCGCCCCACCGCCCATTGCCCCTCCCCTGCACATGGGCTCCCCGGCCCGCCACCAGCAGGACAAAGCTCCGCCCCCAGGGATGACAGACGTCTCAgtcctgccccctcctcccccaccccctcccctgcccctctCAGGCGCCAGaagctcctccccctccatggcAGTCCTGCCCTCTGTCTCGTCCCCGCCCACTCACTCCGCCCACGAGCCCAAGCGTCACCCCGCCAACCTGCCGCCCATCAGCGACGCCCGCAGCGTCCTATTGGAGGCCATACGTCAAG GTATCCAGCTGCGGAAGGTGGAAGAGCAGCGAGCCCAGGAGGAGAAGCACGAGCGCGTGGGCAACGACGTGGCCACCATCCTGTCCCGCCGCATAGCCGTGGAGTACAGCGACTCCGAGGACGAATCAGAGTTCGACGAGGTCGACTGGATGGAGTGa